One segment of Triticum aestivum cultivar Chinese Spring chromosome 2A, IWGSC CS RefSeq v2.1, whole genome shotgun sequence DNA contains the following:
- the LOC123186244 gene encoding NDR1/HIN1-like protein 13: MADRVHPAPLLPLSIPPAPPTDNSVAAAETAPLRSTAAAPGASYVVHVPKDQALRVPPPDRKLAARPARRRMLRRACCGACCALLLLLVLAAAFVGAAYLVFRPRAPSFSVTSLSVAGLLDPSPAQLDAAVRADNGANRKVGVDYLGGGEVSVSYSGVLLATGRWSAFYQAPRNVTLISMPLSGRDGVGVALTDDQRGRLAEQAAAGAVPLTVEARVPVRVRLGKVLRTWTVDVWARCEVTVDRIDGETTAANRGCRVKAKPLWWWW, translated from the coding sequence ATGGCGGACCGCGTCCACCCCGCGCCGCTGCTGCCACTCTCCATCCCACCTGCCCCGCCAACTGACAACAGCGTCGCGGCCGCGGAGACAGCGCCGCTGCGCTCCACAGCGGCGGCGCCGGGCGCGTCGTACGTCGTGCATGTGCCCAAGGACCAGGCGCTCCGGGTCCCGCCCCCGGACCGCAAGCTCGCCGCGCGGCCGGCCCGGCGCCGCATGCTCCGCCGCGCCTGCTGCGGCGCGTGCTGCGcgctcctcctcctgctcgtcctcgCCGCGGCGTTCGTCGGCGCCGCCTACCTCGTCTTCCGCCCCAGGGCGCCCTCCTTCTCCGTCACGTCCCTCTCCGTCGCCGGCCTCCTCGACCCATCCCCCGCGCAGCTCGACGCCGCCGTGCGCGCGGACAACGGCGCCAACAGGAAGGTCGGCGTGGACTACCTCGGCGGCGGCGAGGTCAGCGTCTCCTACTCCGGCGTCCTCCTCGCGACGGGCCGCTGGTCGGCCTTCTACCAGGCGCCGAGGAACGTGACGCTGATCTCGATGCCACTCTCCGGGAGGGACGGCGTGGGTGTGGCCCTCACGGACGATCAGAGGGGGCGGCTGGCGGAGCAGGCCGCTGCGGGCGCCGTGCCGCTGACGGTGGAGGCGCGGGTGCCGGTGCGGGTGAGGCTCGGGAAGGTGCTGCGGACGTGGACCGTGGACGTGTGGGCGCGGTGCGAGGTCACGGTGGACAGGATCGACGGCGAGACGACGGCCGCCAACAGGGGGTGCAGGGTCAAGGCCAAGCCgctctggtggtggtggtga
- the LOC123186243 gene encoding NDR1/HIN1-like protein 13: MADRVHPAPLLPLSTPPAPPTDNRDAAAENAPLRSTAAAPGASYVVHVPKDQVLRVPPPDRKLAARTARRRMLRRACCGACCALLLLLVLAAAFVGAVYLVLRPRAPSFSVTSLSVAGLLDPSPAQLDAAVRADNGANRKVGVDYRGGGEVSVSYSGVLLATGRWPAFYQAPRNVTLISMPLTGRDGVALTDDQRGRLAEQAAAGAVPLTVEARVPVRVRLGKVLRTWTVDVWARCEVTVDRIDGETTAANRGCRVKAKPLWWWW; the protein is encoded by the coding sequence ATGGCGGACCGCGTCCACCCCGCGCCACTGCTGCCACTCTCCACCCCACCTGCCCCGCCGACTGACAACAGAGACGCGGCCGCGGAGAACGCGCCGCTGCGCTCCACAGCGGCGGCGCCGGGCGCGTCGTACGTCGTGCATGTGCCCAAGGACCAGGTGCTCCGGGTCCCGCCCCCGGACCGCAAGCTCGCCGCGCGGACGGCCCGGCGCCGCATGCTCCGCCGCGCCTGCTGCGGCGCGTGCTGCGcgctcctcctcctgctcgtcctcgCCGCGGCGTTCGTCGGCGCCGTCTACCTCGTCCTCCGCCCTAGGGCGCCCTCCTTCTCCGTCACATCCCTCTCCGTCGCCGGCCTCCTCGACCCCTCCCCCGCGCAGCTCGACGCCGCCGTGCGCGCGGACAACGGCGCCAACAGGAAGGTCGGCGTGGACtaccgcggcggcggcgaggtcagcGTCTCCTACTCCGGCGTCCTCCTCGCGACGGGCCGCTGGCCGGCCTTCTACCAGGCGCCGAGGAACGTGACGCTGATCTCGATGCCGCTCACCGGGAGGGACGGCGTGGCCCTCACGGACGATCAGAGGGGGCGGCTGGCGGAGCAGGCCGCGGCGGGCGCCGTGCCGCTGACGGTGGAGGCGCGGGTGCCGGTGCGGGTGAGGCTCGGGAAGGTGCTGCGGACGTGGACCGTGGACGTGTGGGCGCGGTGCGAGGTCACGGTGGACAGGATCGACGGCGAGACGACGGCCGCCAACAGGGGGTGCAGGGTCAAGGCCAAGCCgctctggtggtggtggtga